A section of the Streptomyces sp. NBC_01591 genome encodes:
- a CDS encoding catalase, whose product MSEESKTRNTPYTTNNAGIPVESDEHSLTVGADGPILLQDHYLIEKMAQFNRERVPERVVHAKGSGAYGTFKVTNDVSQFTKADLFQPGKQTAMLARFSTVAGEQGSPDTWRDPRGFALKFYTEQGNYDMVGNNTPIFFVRDPMKFQDFIRSQKRRPDSAVRDHDMQWDFWSLSPESAHMVTWLMGDRGIPKTYRNMNGYSSHTYMWVNAGGERFWVKYRFKTDQGIDFYTQDEADRMAGVDGDVHRRDLFESIKRGDHPSWTLYVQVMPFDDAPDYRFNPFDLTKVWPHADYPEIEVGRMTLNENPEDFFVHIEQASFEPSNLVPGIGPSPDKMLLGRLFSYPDTHRYRIGPNYAQLPPNRPRFGRNSYAKDGPMRYEPSRTGAVYAPNSYGGPAADTARYGDPAGWATAGEMVHEAYKLHSEDDDWGQAGTMVRKVLDDAARERLVGNISGHLLDGVSAPVLERSLQYWRNVDKDLGDRIAKKVNGG is encoded by the coding sequence GTGTCCGAGGAATCAAAGACCAGGAACACCCCCTACACCACGAACAACGCCGGAATCCCGGTGGAGAGCGATGAACACTCGCTCACTGTCGGAGCCGACGGACCGATCCTGCTCCAGGACCACTACCTCATCGAGAAGATGGCCCAGTTCAACCGTGAACGGGTCCCGGAGCGAGTGGTCCACGCCAAGGGATCCGGCGCGTACGGCACCTTCAAGGTGACCAATGACGTCAGCCAGTTCACCAAGGCCGACCTGTTCCAGCCGGGCAAGCAGACCGCCATGCTCGCCCGCTTCTCCACGGTCGCAGGCGAGCAGGGCTCCCCGGACACCTGGCGGGACCCCCGCGGGTTCGCCCTGAAGTTCTACACGGAGCAGGGCAACTACGACATGGTCGGCAACAACACGCCGATCTTCTTCGTACGTGACCCGATGAAGTTCCAGGACTTCATCCGCTCGCAGAAGCGCCGCCCGGACAGCGCGGTGCGCGACCACGACATGCAGTGGGACTTCTGGTCCCTGTCCCCCGAGTCCGCGCACATGGTGACGTGGCTGATGGGCGACCGGGGCATCCCGAAGACGTACCGCAACATGAACGGCTACAGCTCGCACACCTATATGTGGGTGAACGCGGGCGGCGAGCGGTTCTGGGTGAAGTACCGCTTCAAGACCGACCAGGGCATCGACTTCTACACGCAGGACGAGGCCGACCGGATGGCCGGTGTGGACGGCGACGTCCACCGCCGCGACCTGTTCGAGTCGATCAAGCGCGGTGACCACCCGAGCTGGACGCTGTACGTCCAGGTCATGCCGTTCGACGACGCTCCGGACTACCGGTTCAACCCGTTCGACCTCACGAAGGTGTGGCCGCACGCCGACTACCCGGAGATCGAAGTCGGCCGGATGACGCTGAACGAGAACCCGGAGGACTTCTTCGTCCACATCGAGCAGGCGTCCTTCGAGCCGTCGAACCTGGTGCCCGGCATCGGTCCGTCGCCGGACAAGATGCTGCTCGGCCGGCTCTTCTCGTACCCGGACACCCACCGGTACCGGATCGGCCCGAACTACGCGCAGCTGCCCCCGAACCGCCCCCGGTTCGGCCGCAACTCGTACGCGAAGGACGGCCCGATGCGGTACGAGCCGAGCCGTACGGGAGCGGTCTACGCGCCGAACTCCTACGGTGGCCCGGCCGCGGACACCGCGCGCTACGGCGACCCCGCGGGCTGGGCGACGGCGGGCGAGATGGTCCACGAGGCGTACAAGCTGCACAGCGAGGACGACGACTGGGGCCAGGCGGGCACGATGGTGCGCAAGGTCCTCGACGACGCGGCCCGCGAGCGGCTGGTAGGGAACATTTCCGGCCATCTGCTGGACGGTGTGAGCGCCCCGGTCCTGGAGCGCTCGCTGCAGTACTGGCGCAACGTCGACAAGGACCTCGGCGACCGGATCGCCAAGAAGGTCAACGGCGGCTGA
- a CDS encoding ABC transporter ATP-binding protein produces MIPAGSLLSADGLHKAYGRTPALDGASFSIHPGEVVAVMGPSGSGKSTLLHCLAGIVTPDRGTITYAGRELSAMSDAERSALRRTEFGFVFQFGQLVPELTCVENVALPIRLNGAKRKDAERTARHWLERLEVEDVGAKRPGEVSGGQGQRVAVARALAASPKVIFADEPTGALDSLNGERVMGLLTEAARSANVAVVLVTHEARVAAYSDRDVTVRDGRTRDLEHTV; encoded by the coding sequence ATGATCCCCGCCGGCTCCCTGCTCAGCGCCGACGGCCTGCACAAGGCGTACGGCCGGACGCCCGCGCTCGACGGCGCGTCGTTCTCCATCCACCCCGGCGAGGTCGTCGCCGTGATGGGCCCCTCCGGCTCCGGCAAGTCGACCCTGCTGCACTGCCTCGCCGGCATCGTCACTCCCGACCGGGGCACGATCACCTACGCGGGCCGCGAGCTCTCCGCGATGTCGGACGCCGAACGCAGCGCCTTGCGCCGTACCGAGTTCGGCTTCGTCTTCCAGTTCGGCCAGCTCGTCCCCGAGCTGACCTGCGTGGAGAACGTCGCCCTGCCGATCCGGCTCAACGGCGCCAAGCGCAAGGATGCCGAGCGCACCGCCCGCCACTGGCTGGAGCGCCTGGAGGTCGAGGACGTCGGCGCCAAGCGTCCCGGCGAGGTCTCCGGCGGGCAGGGGCAGCGCGTCGCCGTGGCCCGCGCGCTGGCCGCCTCGCCCAAGGTGATCTTCGCCGACGAGCCGACCGGCGCCCTGGACTCCCTCAACGGCGAACGGGTCATGGGGCTGCTCACCGAGGCGGCCCGGTCCGCCAATGTCGCCGTGGTCCTGGTGACCCACGAGGCCCGGGTCGCCGCGTACTCCGACCGTGACGTCACCGTGCGCGACGGCCGGACCCGCGACCTGGAGCACACCGTATGA
- a CDS encoding SpoIIE family protein phosphatase, which yields MTEHPTSHEGRQPLAARSQERTRPRQQDAAPAASPATAAIPNPAAAPGAGPAASPGPAGLDPQAAVRREGDRLRFVGAATRRIARGIDLDEIVLGLCRASVPTFSDAILVYLRDPLPVGDERPVSPFVLRLRRSDRLRLSEEETEGSSDTERLRLPVIDPHGDLTPAAELCEVRSGGALAEVLRGVRPVFGDSAAARAALPELLGAGRTVPTGHRAILAPLRGRRRVIGAAVFLRGTERPPFESNDLLVAAQLATHTALGIDKAVLYGREAYIADELQRTMLPDSLPQPTGVRLASRYLPAAETARVGGDWYDAIPLPGSRVALVVGDVMGHSMTSAAIMGQLRTTAQTLAQLDLPPQEVLHHLDEQAQRLGSDRMATCLYAVYDPVAHRITIANAGHPPPVLLHLGGRAEVLRVPPGAPIGVGGVDFEAVELDAPAGATLLLYTDGLVESRLRDVWTGIEQLRERLAATARLTGPDHSPPLEALCDDVLDMLGPGDRDDDIALLAARFDGIAPSDVAYWHLEPEETAPGRARRLARRALSRWGLDDLSDSVELLVSEVVTNAVRYAERPVTLRLLRTDILRCEVGDDSPQLPRQRRARDMDEGGRGLFLVNRLARRWGATRLSTGKVVWFEMPTRGQ from the coding sequence GTGACGGAGCACCCCACCTCCCACGAAGGCCGGCAGCCTCTCGCCGCCCGGTCGCAGGAACGCACCCGGCCGCGGCAGCAGGACGCCGCGCCGGCCGCCTCCCCTGCCACCGCCGCGATCCCCAACCCGGCCGCGGCGCCGGGGGCCGGCCCTGCGGCGAGCCCCGGCCCCGCAGGACTCGACCCACAGGCCGCGGTCCGTCGCGAGGGCGACCGGCTGCGTTTCGTCGGGGCCGCGACCCGGCGGATCGCCCGCGGCATAGACCTGGACGAGATCGTGCTGGGCCTGTGCCGGGCCAGCGTGCCGACGTTCTCCGACGCCATACTGGTCTACCTCCGCGACCCGCTCCCGGTCGGCGACGAGCGGCCGGTCTCCCCCTTCGTGCTGCGGCTGCGCCGGTCCGACCGGCTGCGGCTGAGCGAGGAGGAGACGGAGGGCTCGTCGGACACCGAACGCCTGCGGCTGCCCGTCATCGATCCGCACGGCGATCTGACGCCCGCGGCCGAGCTGTGCGAGGTCCGTTCGGGCGGCGCGCTGGCCGAGGTGCTGCGCGGCGTGCGGCCGGTCTTCGGGGACTCCGCGGCGGCCCGCGCCGCGCTGCCCGAGCTGCTCGGCGCCGGCCGGACCGTACCCACCGGACACCGCGCGATCCTCGCCCCGCTGCGCGGACGGCGGCGGGTGATCGGCGCCGCCGTCTTCCTGCGCGGGACGGAACGGCCGCCCTTCGAGTCCAACGACCTGCTGGTCGCGGCCCAACTGGCGACGCACACCGCGCTCGGCATCGACAAGGCCGTGCTGTACGGACGCGAGGCGTACATCGCCGACGAGCTCCAGCGCACCATGCTGCCCGACTCGCTGCCGCAGCCGACCGGCGTCCGGCTCGCCTCCCGCTATCTGCCGGCCGCCGAGACGGCCCGGGTCGGCGGCGACTGGTACGACGCGATCCCGCTGCCCGGAAGCAGGGTGGCCCTGGTCGTCGGTGACGTCATGGGCCACTCCATGACGTCCGCGGCGATCATGGGCCAGCTGCGCACCACAGCGCAGACCCTGGCTCAGCTCGACCTGCCGCCGCAGGAGGTGCTGCACCACCTCGACGAGCAGGCGCAGCGGCTGGGCAGCGACCGCATGGCGACCTGCCTCTACGCGGTGTACGACCCCGTCGCGCACCGGATCACCATCGCCAACGCCGGGCATCCGCCGCCCGTCCTGCTCCATCTGGGCGGCCGCGCAGAGGTGCTGCGGGTGCCGCCGGGCGCCCCGATCGGTGTCGGCGGGGTGGACTTCGAGGCCGTCGAGCTGGACGCGCCCGCGGGCGCCACGCTGCTGCTGTACACCGACGGTCTGGTGGAGTCCCGGCTCCGGGACGTCTGGACCGGGATCGAGCAGCTGCGCGAACGGCTCGCCGCCACCGCCCGGCTGACCGGCCCGGACCACTCGCCGCCGCTGGAGGCGCTCTGCGACGACGTCCTGGACATGCTCGGCCCGGGCGACCGGGACGACGACATCGCGCTGCTCGCCGCCCGGTTCGACGGGATCGCGCCGAGCGATGTCGCGTACTGGCACCTGGAACCGGAGGAGACCGCTCCGGGCCGGGCCCGCAGGCTGGCCCGCCGCGCGCTCAGCCGCTGGGGTCTCGACGATCTCTCCGACTCGGTGGAGCTGCTGGTCAGCGAGGTGGTGACCAATGCGGTGCGCTATGCGGAGCGGCCGGTGACGCTGCGGCTGCTGCGCACCGACATCCTGCGCTGCGAGGTCGGCGACGACTCCCCGCAGCTGCCCCGGCAGCGCCGGGCGCGTGACATGGACGAGGGCGGTCGCGGCCTGTTCCTGGTGAACCGACTGGCCAGGCGGTGGGGGGCGACGCGTCTTTCGACCGGCAAGGTGGTCTGGTTCGAGATGCCGACCCGGGGCCAGTAG
- a CDS encoding PadR family transcriptional regulator: MSIGHTLLGLLESGPRHGYDLKRAFDEKFGHDRPLHYGQVYSTMSRLLKNGLVEVDGVESGGGPERKRYAITEAGITDVSAWLAQPEKPEPYLQSTLYTKVVLALLTGRSAEALLDTQRTEHLRLMRILTDRKRKGDLADQLICDHALFHLEADLRWLELTAARLDRLAAEMSA; the protein is encoded by the coding sequence ATGTCTATCGGCCACACCCTGCTCGGGCTCCTGGAGTCCGGCCCCCGACACGGCTACGACCTCAAGCGTGCGTTCGACGAGAAGTTCGGCCATGACCGCCCCCTGCACTACGGCCAGGTCTACTCGACCATGTCCCGGCTGCTCAAGAACGGCCTCGTCGAGGTCGACGGCGTCGAGAGCGGCGGCGGCCCGGAACGCAAGCGGTACGCCATCACCGAGGCCGGGATCACCGATGTCAGTGCCTGGCTCGCGCAGCCGGAGAAGCCCGAGCCGTACCTCCAGTCGACGCTCTACACCAAGGTCGTCCTGGCCCTGCTCACCGGCCGCAGCGCCGAGGCCCTGCTGGACACCCAGCGCACCGAGCACCTGCGCCTCATGCGCATCCTCACCGACCGCAAGCGCAAGGGCGACCTCGCCGATCAGCTGATCTGCGACCACGCCCTCTTCCACCTCGAAGCCGATCTGCGCTGGCTGGAACTGACCGCCGCCCGGCTCGACCGGCTCGCCGCGGAGATGAGCGCATGA
- a CDS encoding class II fumarate hydratase, translating into MDDSQAGAQALAGGADFRIEHDSMGEVRVPADAKWRAQTQRAVENFPVSGQRLERAHIEALARIKAAAAKVNAELKVLDPDIAAAIQEAAAEVAEGRWDDQFPVDVFQTGSGTSSNMNTNEVLATLATEHLGREVHPNDHVNASQSSNDVFPSSIHIAATAAVTGELIPALDHLATALERKSAEFATVVKSGRTHLMDATPVTLGQEFGGYAAQVRYGIERLRASLPRLAELPLGGTAVGTGINTPPGFSAAVIAEVARATGLPLAEARDHFEAQGARDGLVETSGQLRTIAVSLTKISNDLRWMASGPRTGLAEINLPDLQPGSSIMPGKVNPVIPEAVLMVAAQVTGNDATVATAGAAGNFELNVMLPVIAKNLLESVRLLANVSRLLADRTVDGITANVERAREYAESSPSVVTPLNKYIGYEEAAKVAKRSLAERRTIREVVLDSGYVERGDLTVEQLDETLDVLRMTHP; encoded by the coding sequence ATGGACGACTCACAGGCAGGCGCGCAGGCCCTCGCGGGCGGCGCGGATTTCCGCATCGAGCACGATTCGATGGGCGAGGTGAGGGTGCCCGCGGATGCCAAGTGGCGGGCCCAGACGCAGCGCGCGGTGGAGAACTTCCCGGTCTCCGGCCAGCGCCTGGAGCGGGCCCACATCGAGGCCCTGGCCAGGATCAAGGCAGCCGCCGCCAAGGTGAACGCCGAGCTGAAGGTGCTCGACCCGGACATCGCCGCGGCCATCCAGGAGGCCGCCGCCGAGGTCGCCGAGGGGCGCTGGGACGACCAGTTCCCGGTCGACGTCTTCCAGACCGGGTCGGGCACCTCGTCCAACATGAACACCAATGAGGTGCTGGCCACCCTCGCCACCGAGCACCTGGGCCGCGAGGTCCATCCGAACGACCATGTCAACGCCTCGCAGTCGTCCAACGACGTCTTCCCGTCCTCCATCCACATCGCCGCGACGGCGGCCGTCACCGGCGAGCTGATCCCGGCGCTGGACCATCTGGCGACCGCCCTGGAGCGCAAGTCCGCCGAGTTCGCGACGGTCGTGAAGTCGGGGCGTACGCATCTGATGGACGCCACGCCCGTCACCCTCGGCCAGGAGTTCGGCGGCTACGCGGCACAGGTCAGGTACGGCATCGAGCGGCTGCGCGCCTCCCTCCCCCGCCTCGCCGAGCTGCCCCTGGGCGGCACGGCCGTCGGCACCGGCATCAACACGCCGCCCGGCTTCTCCGCCGCCGTCATCGCCGAGGTCGCCCGCGCCACCGGGCTGCCGCTGGCGGAGGCCAGGGACCACTTCGAGGCGCAGGGCGCGCGGGACGGGCTCGTGGAGACCTCGGGCCAGCTCCGTACCATCGCCGTCTCGCTCACCAAGATCTCCAACGATCTGCGCTGGATGGCGTCCGGACCGCGCACCGGACTGGCCGAGATCAACCTCCCCGACCTCCAGCCGGGCTCGTCGATCATGCCGGGGAAGGTGAACCCGGTCATTCCCGAGGCCGTGCTGATGGTCGCCGCCCAGGTGACGGGGAACGACGCGACGGTCGCCACGGCGGGCGCGGCGGGCAACTTCGAGCTGAACGTGATGCTTCCGGTCATCGCGAAGAACCTGCTGGAATCGGTACGGCTGCTGGCCAACGTCTCCCGGCTGCTCGCGGACCGTACGGTCGACGGGATCACGGCGAACGTCGAGCGGGCCAGGGAGTACGCCGAGTCCTCGCCGTCCGTCGTCACCCCGCTGAACAAGTACATCGGCTACGAGGAGGCGGCGAAGGTCGCCAAGAGGTCCCTCGCGGAACGCCGGACCATTCGTGAGGTGGTGCTGGACTCGGGGTATGTCGAGCGCGGCGACCTCACCGTGGAACAGCTCGACGAGACACTCGACGTGTTGCGCATGACCCACCCGTGA
- a CDS encoding transglycosylase domain-containing protein — translation MGRADARRAQRRGARRAAKSGGIRRLFTWRKMLGTFFGFCLLSMGAFVALYMYVDIPKANALAERQSNVYQYSDGTPLTRTGDGVNRQIVDLAEVPLKVQHTFVAAENKTFYDDEGIDLKGTTRGVLNTLSGKGKQGGSTITQQYVKNYYLTQDPTISRKLKELVISLKVDSKKSKEFILAGYINTAYYGRGASGIQAAAQAYYGVDAKDLDVSQGAYLASVLQAPSQYDWATASDTGKKLVKDRWAYTLDNMVEMDWLDQAERDKLKFQVPDKPKPAKGMEGQTGYLVEAANNELEKQGITAEMRQAGGWTFTLNIDKKRQKELEKSVDRQLESKLDREGNKVDATVQAGATSVDPKTGAVVAMYGGVGYTKHYVSNATRQDYQPASTFKPLVLASALENESKTQGGDLIGVNTRYDGTSKRPVVGSDTPFAPENEDDQSYGDVTVQTAMNKSINSAFAQMVVDVGPPEVKKTALALGVPDKNFPERPAITLGTMNASTWDMAGAYATLDNHGKKVTPFIVKSAEHRERTVDPVEGIGSQVISRKSADTVTSVLTGVVDAGSGRAANTSAYEAAGKTGTSENNKSAWFAAYTPELTTVVALFGESPKDGGGQVSLTGTANSGRANGGGFPAQIWADYTLGALGGGSSAQFDLEDVERGEVTVPTTPPTTPSQSASTETTPSQSPDVPSQSPSGSPSQSPSQSPDVPPSQSPEVPPPSQSPVLPGGGLNSGRPGQNDSDNNPVSH, via the coding sequence ATGGGTCGAGCGGATGCGCGACGAGCCCAGCGGCGCGGAGCGCGGCGGGCCGCGAAGAGCGGCGGCATACGCAGACTCTTCACCTGGCGAAAGATGCTGGGCACTTTCTTCGGATTCTGCCTGCTGAGCATGGGCGCCTTCGTGGCGCTCTACATGTACGTGGACATCCCGAAGGCCAATGCCCTGGCCGAGCGGCAGAGCAACGTCTACCAGTACAGCGACGGGACGCCGCTGACCCGGACCGGTGACGGGGTCAACCGCCAGATCGTGGACCTGGCCGAGGTGCCCCTGAAGGTGCAGCACACCTTCGTCGCCGCCGAGAACAAGACGTTCTACGACGACGAGGGCATCGACCTGAAGGGCACCACCCGAGGCGTCCTCAACACGCTCAGCGGCAAGGGCAAGCAGGGCGGCTCGACCATCACCCAGCAGTACGTGAAGAACTACTACCTGACGCAGGATCCGACGATCTCCCGGAAGCTCAAGGAGCTGGTGATCTCCCTCAAGGTCGACAGCAAGAAGAGTAAGGAGTTCATCCTCGCCGGGTACATCAACACCGCGTACTACGGGCGGGGCGCGAGCGGCATCCAGGCCGCGGCACAGGCCTACTACGGGGTCGACGCCAAGGACCTCGACGTCTCCCAGGGCGCCTACCTGGCCTCCGTGCTCCAGGCCCCCAGCCAGTACGACTGGGCGACCGCGTCGGACACCGGCAAGAAGCTGGTCAAGGACCGCTGGGCCTACACCCTCGACAACATGGTCGAGATGGACTGGCTCGACCAGGCCGAGCGCGACAAGCTCAAGTTCCAGGTCCCGGACAAGCCCAAGCCCGCCAAGGGCATGGAGGGCCAGACCGGTTACCTCGTCGAGGCGGCCAACAACGAGCTGGAGAAGCAGGGCATCACCGCGGAGATGCGGCAGGCCGGCGGCTGGACCTTCACGCTCAACATCGACAAGAAGCGGCAGAAGGAGCTGGAGAAGTCCGTCGACCGCCAGCTGGAGTCCAAGCTGGACCGCGAGGGCAACAAGGTCGACGCGACCGTCCAGGCGGGCGCCACCTCCGTGGACCCGAAGACCGGTGCCGTCGTCGCGATGTACGGCGGGGTGGGCTACACCAAGCACTACGTCTCCAACGCCACGCGTCAGGACTACCAGCCCGCATCGACCTTCAAGCCGCTGGTGCTCGCCTCCGCGCTGGAGAACGAGTCGAAGACCCAGGGCGGCGACCTGATCGGCGTCAACACCCGCTACGACGGCACCAGCAAGCGGCCGGTGGTGGGCAGCGACACCCCGTTCGCCCCGGAGAACGAGGACGACCAGAGCTACGGCGACGTCACCGTGCAGACCGCGATGAACAAGTCGATCAACTCGGCCTTCGCGCAGATGGTCGTCGACGTCGGCCCGCCCGAGGTGAAGAAGACCGCGCTGGCCCTCGGCGTACCGGACAAGAACTTCCCCGAGCGCCCCGCCATCACGCTCGGCACGATGAACGCCTCGACCTGGGACATGGCGGGCGCGTACGCCACGCTCGACAACCACGGCAAGAAGGTCACCCCGTTCATCGTGAAGTCGGCCGAGCACCGTGAGCGGACGGTCGACCCGGTCGAGGGCATCGGCAGCCAGGTGATCAGCCGCAAGTCCGCCGACACCGTGACCTCCGTCCTGACCGGCGTGGTGGACGCCGGCTCCGGCCGGGCGGCCAACACCTCGGCGTACGAGGCGGCGGGCAAGACGGGTACGTCGGAGAACAACAAGTCGGCCTGGTTCGCCGCCTACACCCCGGAGCTCACCACCGTCGTCGCGCTCTTCGGCGAATCGCCCAAGGACGGCGGCGGCCAGGTCAGCCTGACCGGCACGGCCAACTCCGGCCGCGCCAACGGTGGCGGCTTCCCGGCGCAGATCTGGGCGGACTACACCCTCGGCGCGCTGGGCGGCGGCTCCAGCGCCCAGTTCGACCTGGAGGACGTCGAGCGCGGCGAGGTCACCGTGCCGACCACGCCGCCGACGACCCCCTCGCAGTCGGCGAGCACCGAAACGACTCCGTCCCAGTCGCCGGACGTGCCGTCGCAGAGCCCGAGCGGCTCGCCCAGCCAGTCGCCGAGCCAGTCGCCCGATGTGCCGCCGAGCCAGTCGCCGGAGGTGCCGCCGCCGAGCCAGTCCCCGGTCCTGCCGGGCGGCGGACTGAACTCCGGGCGCCCCGGTCAGAACGACAGCGACAACAACCCGGTCAGCCATTGA
- a CDS encoding SPFH domain-containing protein: MPDHGNPHDVTTLAADLTPDAPQMPEPQVREVTAHSIPGGLGLLLTVLGVIAGIGLAIIGGVVGSNGNNGLGVPVCIFGILLVIASFFCMTGVKMVAPGEARVIQLFGRYVGTIRTDGLRWINPLTSSRKISTRVRNHETAVLKVNDAYGNPIELAAIVVWKVEDTAQALFEVDDFLEFVATQTEAAVRHIAIEYPYDAHEEGGLSLRGNAEEITEKLAVELTARVQAAGVRIIESRFSHLAYAPEIASAMLQRQQAGAVVAARQQIVEGAVGMVEMALTRIAEQDIVELDAERKAAMVSNLMVVLCGDRAAQPVLNTGTLYQ, from the coding sequence ATGCCCGACCACGGCAATCCGCACGATGTGACCACCCTTGCCGCCGATCTCACGCCCGACGCCCCGCAGATGCCCGAACCGCAGGTGAGGGAGGTGACGGCGCACAGCATTCCCGGCGGTCTCGGCCTGCTGCTGACCGTGCTCGGCGTGATCGCCGGCATCGGTCTCGCGATCATCGGCGGCGTCGTCGGCTCGAACGGGAACAACGGCCTGGGCGTCCCGGTCTGCATCTTCGGCATCCTGCTCGTCATCGCCTCGTTCTTCTGCATGACGGGTGTGAAGATGGTCGCACCGGGCGAGGCCCGGGTGATCCAGCTCTTCGGCCGGTACGTCGGCACGATCCGCACCGACGGGCTGCGCTGGATCAACCCGCTCACCAGCAGCCGGAAGATCTCCACCCGGGTCCGCAACCACGAGACCGCGGTTCTCAAGGTCAACGACGCCTACGGCAACCCGATCGAGCTCGCCGCGATCGTCGTCTGGAAGGTCGAGGACACCGCGCAGGCGCTCTTCGAGGTCGACGATTTCCTGGAGTTCGTCGCCACCCAGACCGAGGCGGCCGTCCGGCACATCGCGATCGAGTACCCGTACGACGCCCACGAGGAGGGCGGCCTCTCGCTGCGCGGCAACGCGGAGGAGATCACCGAGAAGCTGGCCGTGGAGCTCACCGCCCGGGTCCAGGCCGCCGGCGTACGGATCATCGAGTCGCGCTTCAGTCATCTCGCGTACGCCCCCGAGATCGCCTCCGCGATGCTCCAGCGCCAGCAGGCCGGCGCGGTGGTCGCGGCCCGGCAGCAGATCGTCGAGGGCGCGGTCGGCATGGTCGAGATGGCGCTCACCCGGATCGCCGAGCAGGACATCGTCGAGCTCGACGCGGAGCGCAAGGCGGCCATGGTCAGCAATCTGATGGTGGTGCTGTGCGGTGACCGCGCGGCGCAGCCGGTCCTGAACACGGGCACTCTTTACCAGTGA
- the fomD gene encoding cytidylyl-2-hydroxypropylphosphonate hydrolase, translated as MAGTGDIEHWAPGDQILWRYRRNGAPAGSGAPERAPDPFHICRPVTVVQDTDDLLAVWVAPGTECVKPVLANGKDVHAEPLATRYTAPRTTARSPWLGNGVLKLARPGDPWSVWLFWEPVWQFRSWYVNLEEPHTRWQYGVDSEDHFLDISVYPDRSWVWRDKDEFAMAQQAGLMAPRTARRVREAGRAAVELIQDWGAPFRDGWENWRPDPQWRVPALPDDWDRTPSYTPS; from the coding sequence ATGGCAGGTACCGGAGACATCGAGCACTGGGCGCCGGGTGATCAGATCCTGTGGCGCTACCGCCGCAACGGCGCGCCGGCCGGGTCCGGGGCGCCGGAGCGCGCCCCGGACCCGTTCCACATCTGCCGCCCCGTCACCGTCGTCCAGGACACCGACGACCTGCTCGCGGTGTGGGTGGCGCCCGGCACCGAGTGCGTGAAGCCGGTGCTGGCGAACGGCAAGGACGTGCACGCCGAGCCGCTCGCCACCCGCTACACCGCCCCGCGCACCACCGCCCGCTCCCCCTGGCTGGGAAACGGTGTGCTGAAGCTCGCCCGGCCCGGTGACCCCTGGTCGGTCTGGCTGTTCTGGGAGCCGGTCTGGCAGTTCCGCAGCTGGTACGTGAATCTGGAGGAACCGCACACCCGCTGGCAGTACGGTGTCGATTCCGAGGATCACTTTCTCGACATCTCCGTCTACCCGGACCGCAGTTGGGTCTGGCGCGACAAGGACGAATTCGCCATGGCGCAGCAGGCCGGTCTGATGGCCCCGCGGACCGCGCGGCGGGTCCGGGAGGCGGGCCGTGCGGCCGTCGAACTGATCCAGGACTGGGGGGCTCCGTTCCGGGACGGCTGGGAGAACTGGCGGCCCGATCCACAATGGCGCGTTCCCGCGCTTCCGGATGACTGGGACCGCACCCCCTCGTATACGCCGTCGTGA